A stretch of Ipomoea triloba cultivar NCNSP0323 chromosome 11, ASM357664v1 DNA encodes these proteins:
- the LOC115996503 gene encoding NAC domain-containing protein 83-like, whose product MDGRLRLHFVRDDGEVVKLPPGFRFQPTEQEIVFQYLQRKIFSLSLPASVIPELPNICRYNPWNLPGDMEQEDRYFFSSKEATKYPNGNQTSRVSSNGYWKPSSSEEKHITCPGKSSSSIPMIMGMKKTLVFYYGKPPHGSKTNWIMHQYRLVAISPAGNPPLPPYFRHAMKKDHSQGSLMQQIGNLVICHVFQKKRVNGKAGGESAEVCEDNINSSIDEDENVNRYNLMMRDGLSSSSCSEDGDSCVSSCSSSRVLNDEVSSSYSCGTLGYGNHQDASYI is encoded by the exons ATGGATGGCCGTCTCCGATTACACTTCGTGAGGGACGATGGTGAAGTGGTGAAGCTGCCGCCCGGATTCCGGTTTCAGCCGACGGAGCAAGAGATCGTGTTTCAGTATTTGCAACGTAAAATCTTCTCCTTGTCGCTACCGGCTTCTGTCATTCCCGAATTGCCCAACATCTGTAGATATAACCCCTGGAATCTGCCAG GAGATATGGAGCAAGAAGACAGGTATTTCTTCAGCAGCAAGGAAGCTACAAAGTACCCAAATGGGAACCAGACTAGCAGAGTGAGTTCCAATGGATATTGGAAGCCAAGTAGTAGTGAAGAGAAGCATATTACATGTCCTGGTAAGAGTAGTAGTTCAATCCCAATGATTATGGGGATGAAGAAGACATTAGTGTTTTACTATGGAAAGCCTCCACATGGCTCCAAAACCAATTGGATTATGCATCAGTATCGCCTCGTTGCCATTTCCCCCGCCGGAAACCCACCGCTTCCGCCCTACTTCCGCCACGCCATGAAGAAAGATCATTCCCAG GGTTCCTTAATGCAGCAGATTGGAAATCTGGTAATATGCcatgtatttcaaaagaaaagagTCAACGGCAAAGCAGGAGGGGAAAGTGCAGAAGTTTGTGAGGATAACATTAACAGTAGCATTGATGAGGATGAGAATGTTAACCGCTACAACTTGATGATGAGAGATGGGTTGAGTAGTAGTAGCTGTAGTGAAGATGGAGATTCTTGTGTTTCTTCATGTTCATCAAGTAGGGTTCTTAATGATGAGGTTTCTTCAAGTTATTCTTGTGGAACATTAGGGTATGGTAACCATCAAGATGCAAGTTACATATAG